The following are encoded together in the Panicum virgatum strain AP13 chromosome 6K, P.virgatum_v5, whole genome shotgun sequence genome:
- the LOC120713014 gene encoding uncharacterized protein LOC120713014 isoform X2, with amino-acid sequence MRNGCANVARGPNQKQFRSRNGPPRCDRYPNPARLVFGPVDTFSARFRIPKPLRGLAGRRHRRIAGGTVVDLSAHPLARFALLFQLPLSAGLLFPGIGGDGRHRHVRCVGAFAVRFRGGGAGEAGGTPWPCACAGLALAGWRRQNALASDGCGMRRPAAAPQRHYSISDAILWTGLLNQLTTCML; translated from the coding sequence ATGAGAAACGGCTGCGCAAATGTGGCCCGTGGGCCAAATCAAAAGCAATTCCGGTCTCGAAACGGCCCGCCACGTTGCGACAGATATCCAAATCCGGCCCGGTTGGTATTCGGCCCAGTAGACACATTCTCGGCCAGGTTCCGGATCCCGAAGCCCCTGCGCGGgctcgccggtcgccgccaccgccgcatcgCCGGCGGGACGGTGGTCGACCTGTCCGCCCATCCGCTTGCCCGCTTCGCCCTCCTCTTCCAGCTCCCTCTatccgccggcctcctctttcCTGGCATTGGTGGCGACGGTCGCCACAGGCACGTGCGGTGCGTCGGCGCCTTCGCTGTTCGttttcgcggcggcggcgcgggcgaggcggGCGGGACACCATGGCCGTGCGCCTGCGCTGGCCTGGCTCTGGCTGGGTGGCGCCGGCAGAATGCCTTGGCCTCTGATGGCTGCGGAatgcggaggccggcggcagcgccgcaGCGGCACTACTCTATTTCT